A stretch of the Panicum virgatum strain AP13 chromosome 9N, P.virgatum_v5, whole genome shotgun sequence genome encodes the following:
- the LOC120692137 gene encoding fructokinase-like 2, chloroplastic isoform X2, producing the protein MSASSRSQIHYKTNILGKNMAKPTFRLLNRTVNAASRTSQNPVEGSSDEDSDSETSTKKKRAPRRGRKKATTETLEGERKESQISSGQESPEETKKVKRRGRKKAATTASSEEGMDKAKEPKKRGRRKDKTTVESSDNEGDDQGKDLMPSNEREYQTVIKNLADDLETKIELTLQEDIGTVDSLMPLVCCFGPAKYSFIPSGRPANRLIDHEIHDRMKDMFWSTDKFMRAPGGPSSNVALALAAIGGRVAFMGKLGDDEYGQSLLYYLNINGVQTRAVCMDPSAPTAVSLMKVTSKGSLKTNCVKPCAEDCFLQSDINPAVLKEAKMFYYNSTALLEPTTQSSLLKAIDVSKKFGGIIFFDLNLPLPLWSSSKETMSLIKEAWEAADIIEVTKQELEFLCDIKPSEKFDTNDNDKSKFTHYSPEVIMKLWHDNLKVLFVTNGTSKIHYYTEKHNGWVCGTEDAPITPFTSEMSQSGDAIVAALMRMLAINPHLMTDKVYLHKAVKHAIKCGVIDQWVLARERGFLPKERADDPTSEQYEVRSITEREYRTLPDALQSEHSSTSELAYVE; encoded by the exons atgagcgcatcctccag GAGTCAAATACATTACAAGACAAACATTTTGGGGAAGAACATGGCTAAGCCTACATTCCGGTTGCTTAACCGAACTGTGAATGCTGCGTCAAGGACTTCTCAAAATCCTGTGGAAGGTTCAAGCGATGAAGATAGTGACAGTGAAACTTcaactaaaaagaaaagagctCCAAGACGCGGGAGAAAGAAAGCCACCACAGAAACATTGGAAggtgaaagaaaagaaagccaAATAAGCTCTGGACAAGAATCCCCTGAAGAGACTAAGAAAGTTAAGAGGCGAGGCCGTAAGAAAG CTGCTACTACTGCAAGCTCAGAGGAGGGGATGGACAAGGCAAAGGAGCCAAAGAAgaggggaagaagaaaagaTAAGACTACAGTGGAATCTAGTGACAATGAAGGAGATGACCAGGGCAAAGATCTGATGCCCTCTAATGAAAGAGAATATCAGACTGTGATAAAGAATTTGGCCGATGACCTGGAAACTAAAATAGAGTTAACATTGCAGGAAGATATTGGAACGGTTGATAGTTTAATGCCACTAGTGTGCTGCTTTGGACCTGCTAAGTACTCATTTATTCCTTCTGGAAGACCTGCTAATAGGCTGATAGATCATGAGATTCATGATAGAATGAAGGACATGTTTTGGTCTACAGATAAATTTATGAGGGCACCAGGAGGGCCTTCATCCAATGTTGCTCTAGCTTTAGCAGCGATTGGTGGCAGGGTTGCATTCATGGGAAAATTAGGTGATGACGAGTATGGTCAAAGTTTGCTGTACTACTTAAACATCAATGGAGTTCAAACACGAGCAGTCTGTATGGACCCTTCAGCGCCAACTGCCGTGTCCTTGATGAAGGTCACAAGCAAAGGCAGTCTGAAGACAAACTGTGTTAAACCTTGCGCTGAAGATTGTTTTCTGCAGTCTGATATCAACCCAGCGGTTCTAAAGGAG GCTAAGATGTTTTATTATAACTCGACAGCTTTGCTTGAGCCCACTACACAGTCATCATTGTTAAAAGCCATTGATGTTTCAAAGAAATTTGGTGGTATAATATTCTTTGATCTTAATCTTCCACTTCCACTATGGTCATCCAGTAAAGAAACCATGTCACTCATCAAGGAGGCATGGGAAGCTGCCGATATCATTGAAGTCACGAAACAAGAACTCGAGTTTCTCTGCGATATTAAGCCATCTGAGAAATTTGACACAAATGATAATGATAAGTCCAAATTTACGCACTACAGTCCAGAAGTTATTATGAAATTGTGGCATGATAATCTCAAGGTCCTCTTTGTGACAAACGGTACCTCCAAGATTCACTATTACACAGAAAAGCACAATGGCTGGGTTTGTGGGACAGAAGATGCACCGATCACTCCTTTCACCAGTGAAATGTCTCAATCGGGTGATGCCATTGTTGCAG CCCTCATGAGGATGCTCGCAATTAACCCTCACCTGATGACAGACAAGGTTTACTTGCACAAGGCAGTGAAACATGCTATTAAATGTGGTGTCATCGATCAGTGGGTGCTTGCACGAGAGCGGGGCTTCCTCCCCAAAGAGAGAGCAGACGACCCAACCAGTGAGCAATATGAAGTGAGGTCCATCACAGAGAGGGAATATCGCACACTTCCTGATGCCTTGCAATCAGAACACTCGTCAACCAGTGAACTTGCATATGTGGAGTAA
- the LOC120692137 gene encoding fructokinase-like 2, chloroplastic isoform X1: MSASSRIIGCPCSMLGPPLPVCRSQIHYKTNILGKNMAKPTFRLLNRTVNAASRTSQNPVEGSSDEDSDSETSTKKKRAPRRGRKKATTETLEGERKESQISSGQESPEETKKVKRRGRKKAATTASSEEGMDKAKEPKKRGRRKDKTTVESSDNEGDDQGKDLMPSNEREYQTVIKNLADDLETKIELTLQEDIGTVDSLMPLVCCFGPAKYSFIPSGRPANRLIDHEIHDRMKDMFWSTDKFMRAPGGPSSNVALALAAIGGRVAFMGKLGDDEYGQSLLYYLNINGVQTRAVCMDPSAPTAVSLMKVTSKGSLKTNCVKPCAEDCFLQSDINPAVLKEAKMFYYNSTALLEPTTQSSLLKAIDVSKKFGGIIFFDLNLPLPLWSSSKETMSLIKEAWEAADIIEVTKQELEFLCDIKPSEKFDTNDNDKSKFTHYSPEVIMKLWHDNLKVLFVTNGTSKIHYYTEKHNGWVCGTEDAPITPFTSEMSQSGDAIVAALMRMLAINPHLMTDKVYLHKAVKHAIKCGVIDQWVLARERGFLPKERADDPTSEQYEVRSITEREYRTLPDALQSEHSSTSELAYVE, from the exons atgagcgcatcctccag AATTATCGGGTGTCCATGTTCTatgctgggtccgcccctgcCTGTGTGCAGGAGTCAAATACATTACAAGACAAACATTTTGGGGAAGAACATGGCTAAGCCTACATTCCGGTTGCTTAACCGAACTGTGAATGCTGCGTCAAGGACTTCTCAAAATCCTGTGGAAGGTTCAAGCGATGAAGATAGTGACAGTGAAACTTcaactaaaaagaaaagagctCCAAGACGCGGGAGAAAGAAAGCCACCACAGAAACATTGGAAggtgaaagaaaagaaagccaAATAAGCTCTGGACAAGAATCCCCTGAAGAGACTAAGAAAGTTAAGAGGCGAGGCCGTAAGAAAG CTGCTACTACTGCAAGCTCAGAGGAGGGGATGGACAAGGCAAAGGAGCCAAAGAAgaggggaagaagaaaagaTAAGACTACAGTGGAATCTAGTGACAATGAAGGAGATGACCAGGGCAAAGATCTGATGCCCTCTAATGAAAGAGAATATCAGACTGTGATAAAGAATTTGGCCGATGACCTGGAAACTAAAATAGAGTTAACATTGCAGGAAGATATTGGAACGGTTGATAGTTTAATGCCACTAGTGTGCTGCTTTGGACCTGCTAAGTACTCATTTATTCCTTCTGGAAGACCTGCTAATAGGCTGATAGATCATGAGATTCATGATAGAATGAAGGACATGTTTTGGTCTACAGATAAATTTATGAGGGCACCAGGAGGGCCTTCATCCAATGTTGCTCTAGCTTTAGCAGCGATTGGTGGCAGGGTTGCATTCATGGGAAAATTAGGTGATGACGAGTATGGTCAAAGTTTGCTGTACTACTTAAACATCAATGGAGTTCAAACACGAGCAGTCTGTATGGACCCTTCAGCGCCAACTGCCGTGTCCTTGATGAAGGTCACAAGCAAAGGCAGTCTGAAGACAAACTGTGTTAAACCTTGCGCTGAAGATTGTTTTCTGCAGTCTGATATCAACCCAGCGGTTCTAAAGGAG GCTAAGATGTTTTATTATAACTCGACAGCTTTGCTTGAGCCCACTACACAGTCATCATTGTTAAAAGCCATTGATGTTTCAAAGAAATTTGGTGGTATAATATTCTTTGATCTTAATCTTCCACTTCCACTATGGTCATCCAGTAAAGAAACCATGTCACTCATCAAGGAGGCATGGGAAGCTGCCGATATCATTGAAGTCACGAAACAAGAACTCGAGTTTCTCTGCGATATTAAGCCATCTGAGAAATTTGACACAAATGATAATGATAAGTCCAAATTTACGCACTACAGTCCAGAAGTTATTATGAAATTGTGGCATGATAATCTCAAGGTCCTCTTTGTGACAAACGGTACCTCCAAGATTCACTATTACACAGAAAAGCACAATGGCTGGGTTTGTGGGACAGAAGATGCACCGATCACTCCTTTCACCAGTGAAATGTCTCAATCGGGTGATGCCATTGTTGCAG CCCTCATGAGGATGCTCGCAATTAACCCTCACCTGATGACAGACAAGGTTTACTTGCACAAGGCAGTGAAACATGCTATTAAATGTGGTGTCATCGATCAGTGGGTGCTTGCACGAGAGCGGGGCTTCCTCCCCAAAGAGAGAGCAGACGACCCAACCAGTGAGCAATATGAAGTGAGGTCCATCACAGAGAGGGAATATCGCACACTTCCTGATGCCTTGCAATCAGAACACTCGTCAACCAGTGAACTTGCATATGTGGAGTAA
- the LOC120692586 gene encoding cytochrome P450 85A1 — translation MALLLLFVVLAAAAVVASSLLLRWNEVRYSRRRGLPPGTMGWPLFGETTEFLKQGPSFMKARRLRYGSLFRTHILGCPTVVCMDPELNRRTLASDGAGFVPGYPQSMLDILGPNNIAAVHGPLHRAMRGAMLALTRPSMIRAALLPKIDAFMRAHLHGWAGRRVDIQEMTKEMALLSALRQIAGISAGPLSDALKAELYTLVLGTFSLPINIPGTNYSKGLQARKKLVAMLRQMIIDRRSSGCTQDDMLDSLLSGNEGTRAKLSDDQIIDLLITLIYSGYETVSTTSMMAVKYLSDNPKALEQIRKEHLDIRKGKSPGDALDWNDYKSMTFTKAVIYETLRLATVVNGLLRKTTQDVEMNGYVIPKGWRIYVYTREINYDPFLYPEPMVFNPWRWLEKGLESHPHFMLFGGGSRMCPGKEVGTVEIATFLHYFVTQYRWEEEGNNTISKFPRVAAPNGLHIRVQDY, via the exons ATGGCGCTGCTGCTTCTGTTCGTGgtcctcgccgcggcggcggtggtggcgagcaGCCTGCTGCTGCGGTGGAACGAGGTGCGGTacagccgccgccggggcctgcCGCCGGGCACAATGGGGTGGCCGCTCTTCGGCGAGACAACCGAGTTCCTCAAGCAGGGGCCCAGCTTCATGAAGGCCAGGAGGCTCAG GTACGGGAGCCTGTTCCGGACGCACATCCTGGGGTGCCCCACGGTGGTGTGCATGGACCCGGAGCTGAACCGGCGGACGCTGGCCAGCGACGGCGCCGGCTTCGTCCCGGGCTACCCGCAGTCCATGCTCGACATCCTGGGGCCCAACAACATCGCCGCCGTGCACGGGCCGCTCCACCGCGCCATGCGCGGCGCCATGCTCGCGCTCACCCGCCCCAGCATGATCCGCGccgcgctcctccccaagatcgACGCCTTCATGCGCGCGCACCTCCACGGctgggccggccgccgcgtcgaCATCCAGGAGATGACCAAGGAG ATGGCCTTGCTCTCAGCTCTCAGGCAGATTGCTGGCATCTCGGCTGGCCCACTCTCTGATGCCCTCAAGGCAGAGCTGTACACCCTTGTACTTGGTACCTTCTCCCTGCCAATCAACATCCCAGGAACCAACTACAGCAAAGGGCTTCAG GCAAGGAAGAAGCTTGTAGCAATGCTGAGGCAGATGATCATAGACCGGAGGTCCTCTGGTTGCACTCAAGATGACATGCTGGATTCGCTTTTGAGTGGCAACGAGGGTACCAGGGCCAAACTCAGCGACGACCAGATCATTGACCTGCTCATCACCCTCATATACTCTGGATATGAGACTGTGTCGACGACATCCATGATGGCGGTCAAGTACCTGTCAGACAATCCAAAAGCTCTTGAACAAATCAGG AAAGAACACCTTGACATCAGGAAGGGAAAATCGCCAGGGGATGCCCTTGACTGGAATGATTATAAGTCAATGACCTTCACCAAAGCT GTCATCTATGAGACCCTAAGATTAGCAACGGTTGTCAATGGGCTGCTGAGGAAAACTACCCAGGATGTCGAAATGAATG GGTATGTTATTCCAAAAGGTTGGAGAATTTATGTTTACACAAGGGAGATAAATTATGACCCATTCCTGTACCCAGAACCGATGGTTTTCAACCCATGGAGATGGCTG GAGAAGGGCCTGGAATCACATCCCCACTTCATGTTGTTTGGAGGAGGTTCCCGCATGTGCCCAGGGAAGGAAGTAGGAACTGTTGAAATTGCAACTTTCCTTCACTATTTCGTCACGCAATACAG atgggaggaagaaggaaacaACACTATATCGAAGTTTCCGAGAGTGGCAGCTCCCAACGGGCTACATATCCGAGTTCAAGATTACTGA